A portion of the Phacochoerus africanus isolate WHEZ1 chromosome 5, ROS_Pafr_v1, whole genome shotgun sequence genome contains these proteins:
- the NPRL3 gene encoding GATOR complex protein NPRL3 isoform X4, with translation MCGQKFELKIDNVRFVGHPTLLQHALGQVSKTDPSPKREAPTMILFNVVFALRANADPSVISCLHNLSRRIATVLQHEERRCQYLTREAKLILALQDEVSAMADAPDGPQSPFHHILPKCKLARDLKDAYDSLCTSGVVRLHVNSWLEVSFCLPHKIHYAAASLIPPEAIERSLKAIRPYHALLLLSDEKTLLGELPLDCSPALVRVIKTTSAVKNLQQLAQDADLALLQVFQLAAHLVYWGKAIVIYPLCENNVYMLSPHASVCLFSPLAEQFSRQFPPHDLPSVLAKFSLPISLSELRNPLAPPVQETQLIQMVVWMLQRRLLVQLHTYVCLMASPGEDEPRPREDDVPLATRAGGRSLSTPNALSFGSPTSSDDMTLTSPSMDNSSAELLPSGDSPLNRRVTESLLASLSEHERAAILSVPAAQNPEDLRMFARLLHYFRGRHHLEEIMYNENTRRSQLLALVDKFHSVLVVTSHEDPVIAVFQALLT, from the exons ATGTGCGGCCAGAAATTTGAACTGAAGATTGACAACGTGCGCTTCGTTGGGCACCCGACGCTGCTGCAGCACGCGCTGGGGCAG gTCTCCAAGACAGACCCATCCCCGAAGAGGGAGGCTCCCACCATGATTCTCTTTAACGTGGTCTTTGCCCTGAGG GCCAACGCCGACCCATCAGTGATCAGCTGTCTGCACAACCTGTCCCGCCGCATTGCCACTGTGCTGCAGCACGAGGAGCGCCGCTGCCAGTACCTCACGCGGGAGGCCAAGCTGATCCTGGCGCTGCAGGACGAGGTGTCTGCCATGGCCGATG CTCCTGACGGGCCCCAGTCGCCGTTCCATCACATCCTGCCCAAGTGCAAGCTGGCCAGGGACCTGAAGGACGCCTACGACAG CCTGTGCACGTCTGGTGTGGTTCGGCTACACGTCAACAGCTGGCTGGAGGTGAGCTTCTGTCTGCCGCACAAGATCCACTACGCGGCCGCCAGCCTCATCCCCCCTGAGGCCATCGAGCGGAGCCTGAAGGCCATCCG CCCGTACCATGCCCTGCTGCTGCTCAGCGACGAGAAGACCCTGCTAGGCGAGCTCCCCCTCGACTGCTCCCCGGCCCTGGTGCGCGTGATCAAGACCACATCCGCCGTGAAGAACCTGCAGCAGCTGGCCCAGGATGCagacctggccttgctgcag GTTTTCCAGCTGGCAGCGCACCTGGTTTACTGGGGCAAGGCCATCGTCATCTACCCGCTGTGCGAGAACAACGTCTACATGCTGTCGCCCCACGCCAGCGTGTGTCT GTTCTCCCCGCTGGCCGAGCAGTTCTCCCGCCAGTTCCCGCCTCACGACCTGCCGTCGGTCCTCGCCAAGTTCTCCTTGCCCATTTCCCTGTCGGAACTGAGGAACCCCCTCGCCCCCCCTGTGCAAGAG acacagctcatccAGATGGTGGTGTGGATGCTGCAGCGCAGGCTCCTGGTGCAGCTGCACACCTACGTTTGCCTGATGGCCTCGCCCGGCGAGGACGAGCCCCGCCCCCGGGAGGACGACGTGCCCCTGGCCACCAGGGCTGGCGGCCGCAGCCTCAGCACACCCAACGCCCTCAGCTTTGGCTCCCCAA CCAGCAGTGATGACATGACGCTGACCAGCCCCAGCATGGACAACTCGAGTGCGGAGCTGCTGCCCAGCGGGGACTCGCCACTCAACAGGAGGGTGACGGAGAGCCTGCTGGCCAGCCTGTCGGAGCACGAGCGGGCGGCCATCCTCAGCGTGCCCGCGGCCCAGAACCCCGAGGACCTCCGCATGTTTGCcag GCTCCTGCACTACTTCCGCGGCCGCCACCACCTGGAGGAGATCATGTACAACGAGAACACGCGGCGCTCACAGCTGCTCGCGCTCGTGGACAAGTTCCACAGCGTCCTGGTGGTGACCTCGCACGAGGACCCGGTCATCGCCGTCTTCCAGGCCCTGCTCACGTGA
- the NPRL3 gene encoding GATOR complex protein NPRL3 isoform X5, giving the protein MADAPDGPQSPFHHILPKCKLARDLKDAYDSLCTSGVVRLHVNSWLEVSFCLPHKIHYAAASLIPPEAIERSLKAIRPYHALLLLSDEKTLLGELPLDCSPALVRVIKTTSAVKNLQQLAQDADLALLQVFQLAAHLVYWGKAIVIYPLCENNVYMLSPHASVCLFSPLAEQFSRQFPPHDLPSVLAKFSLPISLSELRNPLAPPVQETQLIQMVVWMLQRRLLVQLHTYVCLMASPGEDEPRPREDDVPLATRAGGRSLSTPNALSFGSPTSSDDMTLTSPSMDNSSAELLPSGDSPLNRRVTESLLASLSEHERAAILSVPAAQNPEDLRMFARLLHYFRGRHHLEEIMYNENTRRSQLLALVDKFHSVLVVTSHEDPVIAVFQALLT; this is encoded by the exons ATGGCCGATG CTCCTGACGGGCCCCAGTCGCCGTTCCATCACATCCTGCCCAAGTGCAAGCTGGCCAGGGACCTGAAGGACGCCTACGACAG CCTGTGCACGTCTGGTGTGGTTCGGCTACACGTCAACAGCTGGCTGGAGGTGAGCTTCTGTCTGCCGCACAAGATCCACTACGCGGCCGCCAGCCTCATCCCCCCTGAGGCCATCGAGCGGAGCCTGAAGGCCATCCG CCCGTACCATGCCCTGCTGCTGCTCAGCGACGAGAAGACCCTGCTAGGCGAGCTCCCCCTCGACTGCTCCCCGGCCCTGGTGCGCGTGATCAAGACCACATCCGCCGTGAAGAACCTGCAGCAGCTGGCCCAGGATGCagacctggccttgctgcag GTTTTCCAGCTGGCAGCGCACCTGGTTTACTGGGGCAAGGCCATCGTCATCTACCCGCTGTGCGAGAACAACGTCTACATGCTGTCGCCCCACGCCAGCGTGTGTCT GTTCTCCCCGCTGGCCGAGCAGTTCTCCCGCCAGTTCCCGCCTCACGACCTGCCGTCGGTCCTCGCCAAGTTCTCCTTGCCCATTTCCCTGTCGGAACTGAGGAACCCCCTCGCCCCCCCTGTGCAAGAG acacagctcatccAGATGGTGGTGTGGATGCTGCAGCGCAGGCTCCTGGTGCAGCTGCACACCTACGTTTGCCTGATGGCCTCGCCCGGCGAGGACGAGCCCCGCCCCCGGGAGGACGACGTGCCCCTGGCCACCAGGGCTGGCGGCCGCAGCCTCAGCACACCCAACGCCCTCAGCTTTGGCTCCCCAA CCAGCAGTGATGACATGACGCTGACCAGCCCCAGCATGGACAACTCGAGTGCGGAGCTGCTGCCCAGCGGGGACTCGCCACTCAACAGGAGGGTGACGGAGAGCCTGCTGGCCAGCCTGTCGGAGCACGAGCGGGCGGCCATCCTCAGCGTGCCCGCGGCCCAGAACCCCGAGGACCTCCGCATGTTTGCcag GCTCCTGCACTACTTCCGCGGCCGCCACCACCTGGAGGAGATCATGTACAACGAGAACACGCGGCGCTCACAGCTGCTCGCGCTCGTGGACAAGTTCCACAGCGTCCTGGTGGTGACCTCGCACGAGGACCCGGTCATCGCCGTCTTCCAGGCCCTGCTCACGTGA